The following coding sequences are from one Schizosaccharomyces osmophilus chromosome 1, complete sequence window:
- the rsm24 gene encoding mitochondrial ribosomal protein subunit S35 — protein MLRNCLLKRRLFSTTSFPRFQFSKAIFEPPSRFEPRDEGFMNELENDMHQNNASLGLLLEHSKVRQYYRKAAYELPSLTMYSEAYQPKHVGQVLVFESPIQMSSTATPFSKVVLKFKVDNLPQLQQNERHVLKLLAGVRYNSETDEVKMSCNKYPSSLQNKLFLAESLNSLISESKRLKVKFADIPLDTRHMKKKRQDLRFPKAWLEQSQQMPFEKE, from the exons ATGTTAAGAAATTGTTTGCTGAAACGACGTCTTTTTTCGACTACGTCCTTTCCAAGGtttcaattttcaaaagctaTTTTTGAGCCTCCTAGCAGATTTGAGCCACGAGATGAGGGTTTTATGAACGAATTAGAAAATGATATGCATCAAAACAATGCCAGCTTAGGTCTCTTGTTGGAGCATAGCAAGGTTCGCCAATATTACAGAAAAGCGGCTTATGAACTTCCCTCACTTACGA TGTATTCAGAAGCCTACCAACCGAAACATGTTGGCCAGGTTCTTGTTTTCGAATCTCCTATTCAAATGTCGTCCACAGCAACGCCATTCTCAAAGGTTGTTTTAAAGTTTAAAGTCGATAATCTTCCTCAATTACAGCAAAATGAACGCCATGTATTAAAACTCCTAGCTGGCGTGAGATACAATTCCGAAACCGATGAAGTAAAAATGTCATGCAATAAATATCCCTCCTCTCTACAAAACAAGCTCTTTCTTGCTGAATCCTTAAATAGTCTAATTTCTGAGTCAAAGCGCTTGAAAGTTAAGTTTGCTGATATACCCTTGGATACCCGACatatgaagaagaaaagacaagaCTTGCGCTTTCCTAAGGCCTGGCTGGAACAGTCTCAGCAAATgccttttgaaaaagagtaG
- the rrp4 gene encoding exosome subunit Rrp4 — MVTILKPEETYAFTKEYERDEMDAKMAVPDEEDEMEVDEEDEYPEMELEGEAAGIKNMVAPGQLITDDPQFMRGHGTYLEKGGIYASVTGVVQRVNKLISVRPFKTKYVPEIGDLIIGRITEVQPKRWKVDIGSKQDAVLMLSSINLPGGVQRRKLETDELQMRNYFQEGDRLVAEVQQYFSDGSVSIHTRSLKYGKLRNGVFLKVPSSLVVRSKSHIFNLPGGVDLILSVNGYAWISKHNKNQESSVSITRLEEEASEAIYSNENDEVDAYTRLNISRIYICVRALANRGLPLSEAAILNFYEASLLYGDLQQLTSPKILDQIAVEAMH; from the coding sequence ATGGTGACGATTTTAAAACCAGAGGAGACTTATGCCTTCACAAAGGAGTACGAAAGAGACGAAATGGATGCCAAGATGGCTGTGcctgatgaagaagatgaaatgGAAGtcgatgaagaagatgagTATCCTGAAATGGAATTAGAAGGGGAGGCTGCCGGCATAAAGAATATGGTTGCCCCCGGTCAACTCATCACTGACGACCCTCAATTTATGCGTGGTCACGGAACATATCTTGAAAAAGGAGGTATCTATGCATCTGTCACAGGCGTTGTTCAACGTGTCAACAAACTGATTTCCGTCCGGCCGTTCAAGACGAAATACGTGCCTGAAATAGGTGACTTGATCATTGGTAGAATTACCGAGGTTCAACCAAAACGCTGGAAAGTTGATATTGGGTCTAAACAAGATGCTGTTCTTATGCTTTCTTCGATTAACTTACCAGGAGGTGTTCAACGTAGAAAGCTAGAGACAGATGAGCTTCAAATGCGAAATTACTTCCAAGAAGGTGATCGTTTGGTTGCTGAAGTTCAACAGTATTTTTCCGATGGATCGGTTTCTATACATACAAGATCTTTAAAATATGGTAAGCTCCGTAACGGAGTATTCCTTAAAGTCCCATCTTCTTTGGTGGTTCGCTCAAAATCTCATATCTTTAATTTGCCAGGTGGCGTCGATTTGATTTTGAGTGTAAATGGTTACGCTTGGATTTCCAAACATAacaaaaatcaagaatCATCCGTCAGTATCACCCGCTTAGAGGAAGAGGCTTCTGAAGCCATTTATTCTAATGAGAATGATGAAGTTGATGCCTACACCCGGTTGAATATATCTCGTATATATATTTGCGTGCGCGCCTTAGCAAATCGAGGATTGCCTTTAAGTGAAGCTGccattttgaatttttatgaaGCTTCTTTACTTTATGGAGACTTACAGCAATTGACATCTCCTAAAATCCTTGATCAAATTGCCGTTGAAGCAATGCACTAG
- the wrs1 gene encoding cytoplasmic tryptophan-tRNA ligase Wrs1 yields the protein MSGQEQIVTPWDVQGSIVDGEEVGIDYDHLIKQFGTRRITDEQLERFEKLTGHKPHMLLRRGLFFSHRDFDYILERYEQKKPFYLYTGRGPSSDSMHLGHLIPFLFCKWLQDVFQVPIVIQMTDDEKFLFKQNLTLEECQRFARENAKDIIACGFDPKKTLIFANTQYVGGAFYQNVVRISKCITANQAKSCFGFNDSDSIGKLHFASIQAAPSFSSSFPNIFNGAKDVPCLIPCAIDQDPYFRLTRDVSARLKFKKPALLHSRFFPALQGPQSKMSASKDSSAIFMTDTPNKIKNKVNKYAFSGGGATVEIHREKGGNPDVDVAYQYLSFFLDDDTKLQELRDSYKSGTLLTGQLKAECIKILQEVVGNFQEARGKVDEATLNLFMDGSRKLEW from the coding sequence ATGTCGGGTCAGGAACAAATAGTGACACCCTGGGATGTTCAAGGATCGATTGTTGATGGTGAAGAAGTGGGCATCGACTACGATCACTTAATTAAGCAATTTGGTACTCGAAGAATTACTGATGAGCAACTTGAAAGATTTGAAAAGTTAACTGGCCATAAGCCTCATATGTTATTGAGAAGAggccttttcttttctcatCGCGATTTTGATTACATTTTGGAACGTTATGAACAGAAAAAGCCTTTCTACTTGTATACTGGTCGAGGACCTAGCAGCGACAGTATGCACCTTGGACACTTGATTCCTTTCTTATTTTGTAAATGGCTTCAAGATGTTTTCCAAGTTCCTATTGTCATTCAAATGACTGACGACGAGAAGTTTCTgttcaaacaaaatttgACCCTTGAGGAATGTCAGCGTTTCGCTCGCGAAAATGCCAAGGATATCATCGCATGCGGATTTGACCCAAAAAAGACTCTCATTTTTGCCAACACTCAATATGTTGGTGGTGCTTTCTATCAAAACGTTGTTCGGATTTCAAAGTGCATCACTGCGAACCAAGCTAAATCTTGCTTTGGCTTCAACGATAGTGATTCTATTGGAAAATTGCATTTTGCTTCAATTCAAGCAGCTCCTAGCTTTAGTAGCTCTTTCCCTAACATTTTCAACGGTGCCAAGGATGTTCCCTGTTTGATTCCTTGCGCTATTGATCAAGATCCTTACTTCCGTCTCACTCGTGATGTCTCAGCTCGCCTGAAATTTAAGAAGCCTGCCTTACTTCACAGTAGATTCTTCCCTGCTCTTCAAGGTCCTCAGTCTAAAATGAGTGCTAGTAAGGACAGTTCTGCCATTTTTATGACGGATACTCCCAATAAAATCAAGAATAAAGTTAACAAATACGCGTTTTCTGGTGGTGGTGCTACTGTCGAAATCCACCGTGAAAAGGGTGGAAATCCCGATGTTGATGTTGCTTATCAATATCTGtctttcttccttgatGATGATACAAAACTTCAAGAGCTTCGTGATAGTTACAAGTCTGGTACTCTTCTTACCGGCCAACTAAAAGCTGAATGCATTAAAATTCTTCAAGAGGTTGTAGGTAACTTCCAGGAAGCTAGAGGAAAGGTTGACGAAGCTACCTTGAATCTTTTCATGGATGGATCTCGAAAACTAGAGTGGTAA
- the nrd1 gene encoding RNA-binding protein Nrd1 encodes MSCGSPSSQSRLSVPGRTTQPHLPPLTIPHSMNGEGGVATPNTPHGLLPTGLLVGSPFVQSPTSYTPMQGMPFGAPQMAAHSPHPAPSYNVSHVTSPIVPSFAPGYYPMPSNPTGQQPVKTVYVGNLPSGTPIDEILSCVHTGPIESAWILPEKNCAFISFLDPTHATAFLQESHMKRLTIRGADVKVGWGKNSASNSSVLMAVQQSGACRNVFLGNLPSGITDEEIREDLGPFGPIDQIKIVVDKNIAFVHFLNIAAAIKAVQNLPSNPKWTKRRIFYGRDRCAGGLKQQPYKGQLGVISPSYPMMGYPPASPVMGKPDIITTGNRTVYIGNIHADTTIEEICNTVRGGLLHNIRFLPEKHICFVTFVDPVSAYRFFELTSINGLVIRNRRLKIGWGKHSGPLPSNIALAVAGGASRNIYIGNADDSLTVERLKQDFEEYGEIEYINLFREKSCAFVNFTSISNAIYALECIKQKNGYEHFRISYGKDRCGNPPRTSSKSDVLSVSSDMSMPIDVVVPQPTIPGFMPANASV; translated from the coding sequence aTGTCTTGTGGAAGTCCTTCTAGTCAATCTCGTCTTTCCGTTCCCGGTAGAACTACTCAGCCCCATTTACCTCCTTTGACAATCCCACACAGTATGAACGGAGAAGGAGGTGTTGCTACTCCCAACACTCCTCACGGACTTTTGCCTACAGGCCTTCTCGTGGGAAGTCCATTTGTGCAGAGTCCTACTAGTTATACTCCAATGCAGGGTATGCCGTTTGGTGCCCCTCAAATGGCTGCGCATTCTCCTCATCCTGCACCCAGTTATAACGTTTCTCATGTTACTAGCCCAATCGTCCCAAGTTTCGCTCCTGGGTATTACCCTATGCCCAGCAATCCTACCGGACAACAGCCCGTGAAAACTGTATACGTTGGAAACCTGCCATCCGGAACACCCATCGATGAAATTTTGTCTTGTGTCCATACCGGTCCTATCGAATCAGCTTGGATCTTGCCAGAGAAAAATTGTGCTTTTATATCGTTTCTGGATCCTACCCATGCTACAGCTTTCTTACAAGAATCCCACATGAAGCGTCTCACTATCAGAGGAGCAGATGTCAAAGTAGGTTGGGGTAAAAACTCTGCTTCTAATTCGTCTGTTTTAATGGCTGTTCAACAGTCGGGAGCTTGCAGAAACGTTTTTCTTGGTAATCTTCCCAGCGGTATCACCGATGAGGAAATTCGAGAAGACTTGGGGCCTTTTGGTCCTATTGACCAAATTAAAATAGTTGTGGACAAGAATATTGCtttcgttcattttctcaATATAGCAGCTGCCATCAAGGCCGTTCAAAACTTACCATCAAATCCCAAGTGGACTAAACGAAGGATATTTTATGGTCGTGACAGATGCGCTGGTGGCTTAAAGCAGCAACCCTATAAGGGTCAATTAGGTGTCATATCACCTAGTTACCCAATGATGGGATACCCACCTGCCAGTCCTGTTATGGGAAAGCCTGACATTATAACAACCGGCAACCGAACTGTTTATATTGGTAATATTCATGCTGATACAACTATCGAAGAAATTTGCAACACTGTTCGTGGTGGCTTACTTCATAATATCCGTTTCCTTCCAGAGAAGcacatttgttttgtaacATTTGTTGATCCTGTTTCTGCTTATCgcttttttgaattaaCTAGCATTAACGGACTAGTCATTCGCAACCGTCGCCTAAAAATTGGATGGGGTAAACATAGCGGTCCACTACCTTCTAACATTGCACTTGCCGTTGCTGGTGGAGCTAGTCGTAACATTTACATTGGAAATGCAGATGATTCTCTGACGGTAGAGAGACTCAAGCAAGATTTTGAGGAATACGGGGAGATAGAGTATATCAATCTTTTCCGCGAAAAGAGTTGTGCCTTCGTGAACTTCACCTCTATTTCTAATGCCATTTATGCTTTGGAATGTATCAAACAGAAGAATGGATACGAACATTTCCGCATCAGTTATGGTAAAGACAGATGCGGTAACCCACCAAGGACAAGTTCGAAATCTGATGTCTTGTCTGTTTCATCTGACATGAGCATGCCTATTGATGTCGTTGTGCCTCAACCGACCATACCAGGTTTTATGCCAGCTAATGCTAGCGTTTAA